The sequence below is a genomic window from Tubulanus polymorphus chromosome 1, tnTubPoly1.2, whole genome shotgun sequence.
TACTTTTCGTGACGTCACCGACATACCACCCACGCGCGTAGTTCTGCTGCATGATTACAACCCGGAGAACCAGTGGCTGAAATGCTGTGGATGTAATCTGATAAGACGTTCTGCAATTATTCATTTCGAGTTCAAATTTCAGCACTTTCGACAACCTACCGTGATTCTGTTTTTTGATTCGACAATTTTAGGACCAATTTTAGAAGTTATGCGCATTTCTATTAAAACTGCGTAAACTTTTCATCTAAACCCGCATAAAACAATTTGAGAAATCTGAGAATTTTGTTTCTTAAATGTTAGATCACGCGTAGGAAATCCTAGGTGTTTTAACACTTGACCTTCAGTAATTGATACCGTTAAAAGATCTGATATTTAAAATCTTAGGAAAGGCATTCAATTAGATTCGATTGAAATTCACAGAAGTGTAGGATGGGGGAGTTGAGGGGCTTTTCGTTTATGCGGGCGAAAGGTTTTCCACATCGTCACTGCCGTAAATATCGTTTGCGTTTTCTCTCTTAACAAAATGTGAATTGTAAGCAGACGAAAATATTCACAAGTTCATCGATGCATGCACATTTACGGGCAATGCAACCGTAAAGAAAAACACGTACTACAAATTAAACATATTATATTTCGTGATTAACAGCACGGACGGCGGTTATTTCGCCACCGCAACTAAAATGGAATTTTGCCTTAGTCAAATTACTTAGAACGGGCTTTGAACTGgtgtattttctaaatttagtGGCTTCACGCAGATTGACTAGATTGACATTGCACCAAAATGGCACAGTGTAGTAAGTTAAAAATAGTAGGCTATCCCATATAGGCGCTCGACACAATAGCATCTATAAATGGCCTATGTGCCAAAAATAGACAGTGTCAATATCAAAGTCCAAAAATATCAGATGTTTGCTCacgtttttcattttgaatgttaTAACCGTTTATACCCCCAGTATTTAATCTAGAATAGTAGGAGATCCTTTCTAGAAGGTTCATTAAGCTATTTTGCTTTGATAAACCGAAATGAATGATGTTACATAAATAGCGTTGAGATATATTGATGTTGATATACAAGTTGTCGACATTAATTTTGTCAAAGTTCATTGCAGACATGTACGCACCCTCTGTTCCGTTTCTTAGTAGAAATATATATCGTACCCAAAAAATGTGCATATGCAGAATTTGAAATGCAAATAGTAAATATTCTAAATGGTGCGTCACCGAGTGGAAGCATGTGGTAAATGTCAAAGCCATAGAAACAAATTTTTTACATCGGCTCTACGTAAAACAAGCACGGTATGAGTAGTTTAGTGCTACATTATGAATGGCGGAAATACTCTAGTACCTGCTGATCCACTCGAACCGTTTTTACCCCCGCGAATTTAGCCCAATATCAATACCAGTGCATACCGGTAAAGTTACCAACCTGCTGAACAGCACGTCAGCCCCAAATCATAAAAATGACTGGTTCACCgccttttaaatcaatatcacTTGTTGCACGACTCTCGGAGAGTAAAGTACCAAAAATCTGTCGTGGTCAAATCCACGTCATTTCaatcatatttcaaatttagatTTTGATACTGAATGACTGAAGCAGCGGTAAgtttttgatagaaattttacaattttcgTACGTGATCTGAATGATTCGTTTGAACTTCCATTTATTTTTCGTTCTTATCTTCAATTCGCGAGTGTTTATTTGGAATGCACTTGAAATGTGTATCTTGTGTATTATAAATAGTAACCAGTATATTAATTAAAGGATGATTATGTCAGCCATTGTCTTGGAAGTATCTTTACATATAAACTGCTCTTCACAAGACAGTGATACACACGTTTCAGACAACACGAAGCTCTCTATACTTTTTCTGTGacattacacattttcatcgtTGTGTTATGAAATGTTTGTTTCGTGGGTTTCAGGAAACATGTGCGTTTGTTTATGTGAAGAATTGTACTGCTCGTGGCGCAGAAGATTGGGCGGCCATAAGCCAATCAAAACACGTTTCTCGTGACACACCCTATTTTATTCCGGCGTTTTTTGGTAGAAAACGAATTAACAGCGCTCTTTATTTTCGATTCAGctggaatttttaaaatgacaggaattaatatcaataatttcagctAGCATCAGCGAATGTAAATtctatttgttcatttttttttaaaatctagcAGTATTTCGAAATAATGGAGTCATTGTCTTGAATATTGTTTTGCCTGGTTCAATATTTAGAATGTGAATGCGGCATAGAGCAAAGACCACAATTTGGATTTAAAAATCGTTGTTTAAGATAAGAGTTACAACATTTGTAACATGACCGTAGAACACATATATGACCGCGCCAAATATTCTGATGTGGGAAAAATGCTAGTTGATCAGGATCATTCTGGAACATGGGCTACGCActgttttcaatattaaaactattactcaaataatacatatatatctgtTGACGTAATATTCTTTGATTAATCAATGCTAATAGCTATTATTCATATACCGAACTTATCACTTTCGAAACACACACGTGTAATAATACCTGGTTTGAGTTTTAGGAGTACAGTACAAGTGACGATGGGTCATAGTTCAGCGATTTCGTAGTTTTCAAGTTGACCCCTGAAAACTGCACAATCAAACACACTATTGTATCGAaccaataaagataaaatcaattgaaCAGACAAAAAACTACAATATTTGGTTTTAGTTCTAAACACAAGTTTCGAACTATCAATCGAATTGAGGACTTACTTTTTCGAGAGAAGCTAAGAAcaaagtttttgaaaaaattttctccattttatgtttttcagatcAAAATATTTGTCGTATTCATTATAATTCTGAGTACGTGCTGGCTTGCCGGCTGCCTGCCGTCGAGTATACGCCACCGCAAAGCTCATAAACTGAAATTCTCCAAGAAAATCGTTCAAAATCGGCAAAAGAGCGGACGTAACGGAAAGCAACTATTGGATGAAGCAACCGATGACGACTTCAAGAATTTCGACCCCAAATACCTGCCGTATATGAGCCGTGTTTTCGTGTTACCGCTAACGCCGTCGGGTGATGAAACGGATTCTATCATCGAGGCATCCGCGTTGATAACAAATAAAACTTCGACAGCCAAACCTAAAATGCGGACTATACGTTCTATTAACAGTAATCAAAGACCATTTAAAGTACCAGTTTGTGAAACTAGAGAAGCGATCACGGACATAGTTTGGTCGAAAGACTTATGGGGTCATGACGTCAGAGTGgccaaatatataaataatgctGGTGTCAGAAA
It includes:
- the LOC141915012 gene encoding neurotrophin-3-like, with the protein product MTEAAIKIFVVFIIILSTCWLAGCLPSSIRHRKAHKLKFSKKIVQNRQKSGRNGKQLLDEATDDDFKNFDPKYLPYMSRVFVLPLTPSGDETDSIIEASALITNKTSTAKPKMRTIRSINSNQRPFKVPVCETREAITDIVWSKDLWGHDVRVAKYINNAGVRNKQIFYETFCADQSAKTSCRGIDKRKYDSQCITRSVWAYAQVITSLGEKGWSIISIRGSCNCALSIY